The Tindallia californiensis genome window below encodes:
- a CDS encoding type I restriction-modification system subunit M: protein MLTGELRNKVDKIWEIFWTGGITNPLSVIEQFTYLLFIKGLDDRQTELEQDAEILGIEAERIFDPEQENYRWKNFKQLHANAMYEVVSKQVFPFIKSMHGDENSAFAKYMDDAIFMIPTPQMLEKIVTNIDTLPLQDRDANGDLYEYLLTKLTISGTNGQFRTPRHIIRMMVALTQPTPTDVIIDPAAGSAGFLVAAGEYLQDHHEDLFVNKELKEHYSKTMFNGNDMDRTMLRIGAMNMMLHGVENPNIEYRDSLAEVNKDKDRYTLVLANPPFKGSLDYESVSAELLKITKTKKTEILFLSLFLRILKKGGRCASIVPDGVLFGSSTAHKGIRKEIVENHHLQAVISMPSGVFKPYAGVSTAILIFTKTGSGGTDKVWFYDMKADGFSLDDKRQPIETNDIPDIIQRYHNRENETDRKRTEASFLVDKEEIAGNDYDLSINRYKEVEYEEVEYEAPKVIIEKIRTLERQILDGLDDIERMV, encoded by the coding sequence ATGCTCACAGGCGAACTGCGAAATAAAGTCGATAAAATATGGGAAATTTTTTGGACCGGCGGCATTACCAACCCCCTGTCCGTCATCGAACAATTCACCTATCTGCTCTTTATCAAAGGACTGGACGACCGGCAAACAGAACTGGAACAGGATGCCGAAATCCTGGGCATCGAGGCAGAGCGAATCTTTGACCCCGAGCAGGAAAACTACCGCTGGAAGAACTTCAAACAGCTTCACGCCAACGCCATGTACGAAGTGGTTTCCAAACAGGTCTTTCCCTTTATTAAAAGCATGCACGGCGACGAGAATTCCGCCTTTGCTAAATACATGGACGACGCCATTTTCATGATCCCCACCCCCCAGATGCTGGAGAAGATCGTCACCAATATCGACACCCTCCCCCTGCAAGACCGGGACGCCAATGGCGATCTTTACGAATACCTGCTAACCAAGCTGACAATCTCCGGCACCAACGGTCAGTTCCGAACGCCGCGGCATATCATCCGCATGATGGTGGCCCTCACCCAGCCCACCCCCACCGACGTTATCATCGACCCCGCCGCCGGTTCCGCCGGATTTCTGGTGGCCGCCGGCGAATACCTGCAAGACCACCACGAAGACCTATTCGTCAATAAAGAACTGAAAGAACATTACAGCAAAACCATGTTCAACGGCAATGATATGGATCGAACCATGCTGCGCATCGGCGCCATGAACATGATGCTCCACGGCGTGGAAAACCCCAACATCGAATACCGGGATTCCCTGGCGGAAGTCAATAAGGACAAGGACCGCTACACCTTGGTGCTGGCGAATCCGCCCTTTAAAGGCTCTTTGGATTACGAGAGCGTCTCCGCCGAACTGCTGAAAATCACCAAAACCAAAAAGACAGAGATTCTTTTCCTGTCCCTGTTTTTGCGTATCCTGAAAAAAGGCGGCCGCTGCGCCTCCATCGTACCAGATGGCGTTCTCTTCGGCAGTTCCACCGCTCATAAAGGCATCCGAAAAGAAATCGTCGAAAACCATCACCTGCAAGCCGTCATCTCCATGCCCAGCGGCGTGTTCAAGCCCTACGCCGGCGTATCCACCGCCATTTTGATCTTCACCAAAACCGGCTCTGGCGGCACGGACAAAGTCTGGTTTTACGACATGAAAGCCGACGGATTCTCTTTGGACGACAAGCGCCAGCCCATCGAAACCAATGACATTCCGGATATAATCCAGCGCTACCATAACAGAGAGAACGAAACAGATCGAAAGCGAACGGAAGCCTCCTTCCTGGTGGATAAAGAAGAAATCGCCGGAAACGACTACGATCTTTCTATTAACCGTTACAAGGAAGTGGAGTATGAAGAAGTGGAATACGAAGCCCCGAAGGTGATTATTGAAAAGATCAGAACCCTGGAACGGCAGATTCTTGATGGGTTGGATGACATTGAGAGGATGGTGTAG
- a CDS encoding DUF5808 domain-containing protein has protein sequence MLQMQLLQLIDLSVTDHCVLHVLSTAGPILGIFVVAWHIGQSAERVKVDTEESAGSDLLPTDDDQYWKWGMFYYNPDDPAIWIEKRFGIGWTLNFANPVAVGCFVMLLLAIAAGIILGP, from the coding sequence ATGCTTCAAATGCAGCTGCTTCAACTCATAGATCTATCTGTAACCGACCATTGCGTGCTGCATGTGTTGTCCACTGCCGGGCCTATCCTGGGAATCTTTGTGGTTGCCTGGCACATAGGACAATCGGCAGAACGGGTGAAGGTGGATACTGAAGAAAGTGCCGGCTCCGACTTGTTGCCGACGGATGACGACCAGTACTGGAAATGGGGCATGTTCTATTACAACCCTGATGATCCGGCCATCTGGATTGAAAAGCGGTTTGGCATTGGCTGGACCTTGAACTTTGCAAATCCCGTGGCCGTTGGTTGTTTCGTCATGCTGTTGCTGGCGATTGCTGCCGGCATCATTCTTGGACCCTGA
- a CDS encoding transposase, translating to MIILPRKERKKSRTGIYHVMLRGINGQIIFEDREDSIKLLETIKSYRDESGYEIYGYCLMNNHIHLLIKEGREELGTVFRRIGAKYVYWYNRKYSRRGHLFQDRYKSEVIEDDGYLLTVLRYIHQNPLKAGIVKNIEQYPWSSYKEYISKKDICETEFPLRVFSKDSKKAISLFKSYHAKENNDHCLDYEDSFRVNDLEAAEIIKKTANIDNTSKVQNFDKENRNKLIKDFKKKGLSIRQIERLTGISFGVIRKL from the coding sequence GTGATCATTTTGCCAAGAAAAGAGCGAAAGAAAAGCCGTACAGGAATATACCATGTCATGTTAAGAGGAATCAACGGCCAAATCATATTTGAAGATCGTGAGGATTCCATCAAACTATTAGAGACGATAAAAAGCTACAGAGACGAAAGCGGTTACGAAATCTACGGGTATTGCCTTATGAATAACCATATCCACTTATTAATCAAAGAGGGGCGAGAAGAACTGGGCACTGTCTTTAGAAGAATCGGCGCAAAATACGTCTACTGGTATAACCGGAAATACAGCCGAAGAGGGCACCTGTTTCAGGACCGGTATAAAAGCGAAGTGATCGAAGACGACGGATACTTATTGACCGTGCTGCGATACATCCATCAAAACCCCCTTAAGGCAGGCATTGTCAAAAACATCGAACAATATCCATGGAGCAGCTACAAGGAGTACATAAGTAAAAAAGACATTTGTGAAACAGAGTTTCCATTACGTGTTTTTTCGAAGGACAGTAAAAAAGCCATATCATTATTTAAAAGCTATCATGCAAAAGAGAATAATGATCATTGCTTGGACTATGAAGATTCATTCAGGGTTAATGACCTGGAAGCGGCAGAAATAATAAAAAAGACAGCAAACATTGACAACACCAGTAAAGTTCAAAACTTCGATAAGGAAAATAGAAACAAACTAATAAAGGATTTCAAAAAAAAAGGGCTATCCATAAGACAGATAGAAAGATTGACGGGAATCAGTTTTGGTGTGATAAGAAAGCTATGA
- a CDS encoding DEAD/DEAH box helicase family protein, protein MPGNFHFLEKEAKYKSFTPACIEAEKSLMVSYATTAILTRRALELAIKWVYSFDEALKVPYDEKLGALIHDYQFKSTIDSQLFPLLIYIQKLGNKAVHSASPISREQAVHALKNLFEFTSWIDYCYSEEYQEVHFDETLLSDEAQESKTLQELQTLQQRLGKQDRKLEEIIAENQRLRKENTEKRHINRQQRTFQVDEISEFHTRKLYIDLELELCGWTFGKNCLEEVEVLGMPNASGIGYIDYVLYGDDGKPLAVVEAKKTSVDPKIGQVQAERYADCLEKQYGFRPLIFYTNGFDYYLWDDRSYPERLVSGLYTKEELLWTLYKRDHRQSLENPLINEQITNRPYQKMAIGATCDALNRGNRKALLVMATGSGKTRTAISLVEVLLNRGWIKNALFLADRRSLVKQAKGSFHNHLPELSLCNLLDSKDNPESRMVFSTYPTMMNAIDDVKNSAGEKLYTRGHFDLIIIDESHRSIYKKYQAIFSYFDAILLGLTATPRNDLDKNTYEIFELENNVPTYAYELDEAINDNYLVPYHTIETKMKFMEEGIHYDELPEDEKELFEETFEDDVRDISSEELNAFLFNNSTIDLVLRELMEKGLKVEGGDKLGKTIIFAKNKKHADFIVKRFNLLYPEYRGEFTKPVYTGINYVVSTMEHFETKEKLPQIAVSVDMLDTGIDIPEILNLVFFKKVRSKTKFWQMIGRGTRLCENLLGAGIDKKEFRIFDYCSNFEFFRIEKNGKEVKMTVSLTEKLFNIKLNIIHELQNLDYQREDYEALRKKLIEETLEDVLKIDEKKFSARMKLKYIHRFNRREAYENLSEENLRELKEHIAPLIPALEEEEMAKRFDFLMYTIEYAELAGMEASKPKRKVITTAEKLAGKGTIARVRQQSDLIGRVQTQEFWDQADLMDYEQVREAFRELVRYIEDTSKQIYYTNFTDEVLETKENKGEFKINNMENYRKKVSQYLVENQDDLVVYKLRHNKELGMEDIKHLEKVLWHDLGTEEDYRKEFGDEPLLKLAGTIVGLDPKAANEAFSEFLADENLNQNQQEFVKLIVNYIIQNGSLDKKVLNKHPFNKSGNVTKLFDQKIDTAKKIIHVIDRLNGRLSV, encoded by the coding sequence ATGCCCGGCAACTTCCACTTTCTCGAAAAAGAAGCAAAATACAAAAGCTTCACACCTGCCTGCATCGAGGCGGAAAAAAGCCTGATGGTTTCTTATGCCACCACCGCCATTCTTACCCGAAGAGCGCTGGAGCTTGCCATCAAATGGGTCTATAGCTTCGACGAAGCCCTCAAGGTTCCCTACGACGAAAAACTGGGTGCCTTAATTCACGACTATCAGTTTAAAAGCACCATCGACAGCCAGTTGTTTCCCTTGCTGATATACATACAGAAGCTGGGCAATAAAGCCGTTCACTCCGCTTCCCCCATCAGCCGGGAGCAGGCAGTGCATGCCCTGAAAAATCTATTCGAGTTTACCAGTTGGATCGACTACTGCTATTCCGAAGAATACCAGGAAGTCCATTTTGATGAAACCCTGCTGAGTGATGAAGCCCAGGAAAGCAAAACCCTGCAGGAGCTTCAAACATTGCAGCAGCGGCTGGGCAAGCAGGACCGAAAGCTGGAAGAAATCATAGCCGAGAACCAACGGCTGCGAAAAGAAAACACAGAAAAACGCCATATCAACCGACAGCAGCGAACCTTCCAAGTGGATGAAATCTCCGAATTTCATACCCGAAAGCTCTACATCGATCTGGAGTTGGAACTCTGTGGCTGGACCTTCGGTAAAAACTGCCTGGAAGAGGTGGAAGTCCTCGGCATGCCAAACGCCAGCGGCATCGGCTACATCGATTACGTCCTCTACGGCGACGACGGAAAACCCCTGGCCGTGGTGGAAGCCAAGAAAACCAGTGTGGACCCGAAGATCGGTCAGGTTCAGGCGGAACGCTACGCCGACTGTCTGGAAAAGCAGTATGGGTTTCGACCGCTGATTTTTTACACCAACGGATTCGACTATTACCTGTGGGATGACCGCAGCTATCCGGAGCGCCTTGTCTCCGGTCTCTATACCAAGGAAGAACTGCTCTGGACCCTATACAAGCGGGATCACCGGCAGTCTTTGGAAAATCCCCTTATTAACGAACAAATCACCAACCGCCCCTATCAGAAAATGGCCATTGGCGCTACCTGCGATGCCCTAAACAGAGGCAACCGGAAAGCCCTGTTGGTAATGGCCACCGGATCTGGAAAAACCAGAACCGCCATCTCTTTGGTGGAAGTGTTGCTGAACCGGGGATGGATCAAGAACGCCCTTTTTCTGGCAGACCGAAGGTCTCTGGTGAAGCAGGCCAAAGGCAGCTTCCATAACCACCTGCCGGAGCTTTCCCTGTGCAATCTGTTGGACAGCAAAGACAACCCGGAAAGCCGCATGGTTTTTTCCACCTATCCCACCATGATGAACGCCATCGACGACGTCAAAAACAGCGCCGGAGAAAAGCTCTACACCCGGGGTCATTTTGACCTTATCATTATTGATGAAAGCCATCGCAGCATTTACAAAAAATACCAGGCCATCTTCTCTTATTTCGACGCCATTCTCCTGGGCCTGACGGCCACCCCCCGAAACGATCTGGATAAAAACACCTATGAAATTTTTGAATTGGAAAATAACGTCCCCACCTACGCCTACGAACTGGATGAAGCCATCAACGACAATTATCTGGTGCCTTACCATACCATCGAAACCAAAATGAAGTTCATGGAAGAGGGCATCCACTACGATGAACTACCGGAGGATGAAAAAGAACTCTTTGAAGAAACCTTCGAAGATGACGTTCGGGACATCAGCAGCGAAGAGCTGAACGCCTTTCTCTTCAACAACAGCACCATCGATTTGGTGCTGCGGGAGCTGATGGAAAAAGGGCTGAAGGTGGAAGGCGGCGATAAACTGGGGAAAACCATCATCTTCGCCAAAAATAAAAAACACGCCGATTTCATCGTAAAGCGGTTTAACCTCCTGTACCCGGAATACAGGGGCGAATTCACCAAGCCTGTCTATACCGGGATTAACTATGTAGTTAGCACCATGGAGCATTTTGAAACGAAAGAAAAACTCCCTCAGATTGCCGTTTCTGTGGATATGCTGGACACCGGCATCGATATCCCGGAAATTCTTAATCTGGTGTTTTTCAAGAAAGTCCGTTCCAAAACCAAGTTCTGGCAGATGATCGGCCGGGGCACCCGACTTTGCGAAAACCTGCTGGGCGCCGGCATCGATAAAAAAGAGTTTCGCATCTTCGATTACTGCAGCAATTTCGAGTTTTTCCGGATTGAAAAGAACGGCAAAGAAGTGAAAATGACCGTCAGCCTGACGGAAAAGCTTTTTAATATCAAGCTGAACATTATCCATGAACTGCAAAACCTGGACTATCAGCGGGAAGACTACGAAGCCCTTCGGAAGAAGCTCATCGAAGAGACTCTTGAAGACGTGCTGAAAATCGACGAAAAGAAATTCAGCGCCCGAATGAAGTTGAAGTACATTCACCGATTTAATCGGAGAGAAGCCTATGAAAACCTCAGCGAAGAAAACCTGCGAGAGCTGAAGGAACACATAGCGCCCTTGATCCCTGCCCTGGAAGAGGAGGAAATGGCCAAGCGATTTGATTTCCTCATGTACACCATCGAATACGCAGAACTGGCAGGAATGGAAGCCTCCAAGCCTAAGCGAAAAGTCATCACCACAGCAGAAAAACTGGCAGGAAAAGGCACCATAGCACGGGTGCGCCAGCAGTCCGACCTTATCGGCCGGGTTCAGACCCAGGAATTCTGGGATCAGGCGGATTTAATGGACTACGAACAGGTGCGGGAAGCCTTCCGGGAACTGGTGCGCTATATTGAAGACACCTCAAAACAGATCTACTACACCAATTTCACCGATGAAGTGTTGGAAACCAAAGAGAACAAAGGTGAATTCAAAATCAACAACATGGAAAACTACCGGAAGAAAGTCAGTCAGTATCTGGTGGAAAACCAGGACGACTTGGTGGTATACAAGCTGCGGCATAACAAAGAACTGGGAATGGAAGACATCAAGCATCTGGAGAAAGTGCTCTGGCATGATCTGGGAACCGAAGAAGACTACCGGAAGGAATTTGGCGACGAACCCCTGCTGAAGCTGGCCGGCACCATCGTCGGCCTGGATCCCAAAGCCGCCAACGAAGCTTTCTCCGAATTCCTCGCCGATGAGAACCTGAACCAAAACCAGCAGGAATTCGTGAAGCTGATCGTCAACTACATCATCCAAAACGGCAGCCTGGATAAAAAGGTGTTGAACAAGCATCCTTTCAATAAATCGGGGAACGTGACGAAGCTCTTCGACCAGAAGATTGATACGGCGAAGAAGATTATTCATGTGATTGATCGGTTGAATGGCAGGTTGAGTGTGTGA
- a CDS encoding virulence RhuM family protein produces the protein MENKTDILIYQLEDGKTKIDVRLENETVWMTQKAIAELYQTTPQNITLHIKNIYEEGELEENSTCKNYLQVQNEGNRRVQRNSRHYNLEMIIAVGYRVRSSRGTQFRRWATERLNEYLVKGFTMDDERLKDMRNIGDDYFDELLERIRDIRASEKRFYKKITDIYALSIDYDGKSEEAKKFFATVQNKLHFAIHGHTAAELIEQRADASKDNMGLTTWKGEKVRKGDITVAKNYLTEKEIKSLNRIVTMYLDYAEDQAERRNPMHMKDWEEKLNAFLKFNERDILNGAGSISHEVAKELAEKEYEKFNKKRLSAPEKDDFDVYLKEHEWIQKK, from the coding sequence GTGGAGAATAAAACAGATATTCTTATTTACCAATTGGAAGACGGAAAAACCAAAATTGATGTAAGACTTGAAAATGAAACAGTATGGATGACACAAAAAGCGATTGCAGAACTTTATCAAACAACGCCTCAAAATATAACACTTCATATAAAAAATATTTATGAAGAAGGCGAATTAGAGGAAAATTCAACTTGTAAGAATTACTTACAAGTTCAAAACGAAGGAAATAGAAGGGTTCAGAGAAATTCACGCCATTATAATCTTGAAATGATTATTGCCGTTGGCTACCGCGTACGATCTAGTCGAGGCACCCAATTCAGACGATGGGCAACGGAAAGATTAAATGAGTATTTAGTCAAAGGTTTTACCATGGATGATGAACGTCTTAAAGATATGCGTAACATCGGTGATGATTACTTTGATGAGCTTTTAGAACGTATTCGTGATATTAGAGCGTCAGAAAAAAGATTTTATAAGAAAATCACGGATATCTATGCCTTATCGATAGATTATGATGGAAAATCAGAAGAAGCTAAAAAGTTCTTTGCAACGGTACAAAACAAGCTTCATTTTGCTATTCATGGTCATACAGCAGCAGAACTCATCGAACAAAGAGCAGATGCCTCAAAAGACAATATGGGTCTTACCACTTGGAAGGGTGAGAAGGTACGTAAAGGGGATATAACTGTTGCCAAGAACTATTTGACGGAAAAAGAAATAAAGTCTCTCAATCGCATTGTAACAATGTATCTTGATTATGCTGAAGATCAGGCAGAAAGGCGTAACCCAATGCATATGAAAGATTGGGAAGAAAAGCTTAATGCCTTCCTAAAATTTAATGAGCGAGACATTCTTAATGGTGCAGGTTCTATTTCACATGAAGTGGCTAAGGAACTTGCTGAAAAAGAATATGAGAAGTTTAACAAAAAGCGATTAAGTGCACCTGAAAAAGATGATTTTGATGTGTATTTGAAAGAGCATGAATGGATACAAAAGAAGTAA
- a CDS encoding DUF6414 family protein, with amino-acid sequence MEKEEKLLITIYLNQKIVFDMLATLEDGFSQLSEITRSEKGVNGKETNVGSSIGVSNVFALLGINLNAGRKAMSSGENAETRLESKVHTPSSLFIKLYERLDDLKKNK; translated from the coding sequence ATGGAAAAAGAAGAGAAATTATTAATAACAATTTATTTAAACCAGAAGATTGTCTTTGACATGTTAGCTACTTTGGAAGATGGATTTTCTCAATTATCTGAGATAACCAGATCTGAAAAAGGTGTAAATGGAAAAGAGACGAATGTAGGAAGTTCCATTGGTGTTAGCAATGTCTTTGCGCTTTTAGGTATTAATTTAAATGCAGGAAGAAAAGCTATGTCTTCTGGAGAAAACGCAGAAACCAGATTAGAATCTAAAGTTCATACTCCATCTTCTCTTTTTATAAAACTATATGAAAGATTAGATGACTTAAAAAAAAATAAATAG
- a CDS encoding restriction endonuclease subunit S — protein sequence MESNKLHEYRNYKQVEKLINLSNYRVIAFLDVFDDLSSKGKKIKKENYLVDGDYAIIDQGNNDIAGYTNDSHGLYDNIPAIIFGDHTRCIKHIDFPFFLGADGVKLLKNKLGEKHANTKYLYYYLLSVDIPNTGYNRHFKFLKELLIPLPPIQTQQKIVEVLDKSQALIDQRKEQIELMDELIQSTFYEMFGDPVKNPKGWEEEKLAKFIDFITSGSRGWAKYYSNEGELFIRIQNVKNGKLNFESKQYVEAPKTQEANRTKVKKDDLIISITADLGRTAVVDESTEIYGAYINQHLCLLRLKKSIDPKYVSYYIESSGGKTQVQKLNQVGVKSGLNFNSIKALNLFVPPIALQNQFAEIVQKIEAQKQLMQESLVEMENNYNGLMQRAFKGELDF from the coding sequence GTGGAGAGCAATAAATTGCATGAATATCGAAACTATAAACAAGTTGAAAAGCTAATAAACTTATCAAATTATAGAGTTATTGCATTCTTGGATGTATTTGATGATTTATCAAGTAAAGGAAAGAAAATCAAGAAAGAAAACTACCTTGTTGATGGGGACTATGCAATTATTGATCAAGGTAACAATGATATAGCAGGATATACGAATGACTCTCACGGACTTTATGACAATATACCAGCTATAATATTTGGAGACCATACTCGATGCATAAAACATATAGATTTCCCGTTTTTTTTGGGAGCGGATGGAGTTAAATTGCTTAAAAACAAACTTGGTGAAAAGCATGCAAATACAAAGTATCTTTACTATTATTTGTTGAGTGTAGACATACCTAATACTGGATACAATAGACATTTTAAGTTTCTTAAAGAACTTTTAATACCTCTCCCTCCCATCCAAACCCAACAAAAAATAGTCGAAGTGCTGGACAAATCCCAAGCTTTGATTGATCAGCGAAAAGAACAGATAGAACTGATGGATGAACTGATTCAATCAACGTTTTATGAGATGTTTGGGGATCCGGTGAAGAATCCGAAGGGGTGGGAAGAAGAAAAGCTAGCAAAATTCATTGATTTTATAACAAGTGGATCAAGGGGTTGGGCAAAGTACTACTCAAATGAAGGCGAATTATTTATTCGAATTCAAAATGTCAAAAATGGCAAATTAAACTTTGAATCAAAACAATATGTTGAAGCACCAAAGACTCAAGAAGCGAATAGAACAAAAGTAAAAAAAGATGACTTGATTATATCTATAACTGCAGATTTAGGAAGAACGGCGGTTGTTGATGAATCAACAGAAATATATGGAGCATATATAAATCAACATCTTTGTTTACTAAGGCTTAAAAAGTCAATTGATCCAAAGTATGTATCATACTACATTGAAAGTTCAGGTGGAAAAACTCAAGTGCAAAAATTAAATCAAGTAGGTGTGAAATCAGGCTTGAATTTTAACTCAATAAAAGCTTTAAATCTGTTCGTTCCTCCAATCGCCCTCCAAAACCAATTCGCCGAAATCGTTCAAAAAATAGAAGCCCAAAAACAACTAATGCAAGAATCTCTTGTCGAAATGGAGAATAATTACAACGGCCTTATGCAGCGAGCGTTTAAAGGAGAACTTGATTTTTGA
- a CDS encoding DUF6414 family protein, whose product MSTGDFVEFKGTLIKNPLISTIESFSKMMELVYAFADSPGKGGPKSNQGNSKNEYQKIKKQMDFFTNALTVDDTFDIICNIDRNLTSVINVYQDYFFNKNMNEIIDGEYTVIGKVVKISLSNKKDSINLLRNTGLNLAKKELMDQMLKGFNSVELSSAGMDVPQFSTIIEDNAMLVIPICIYT is encoded by the coding sequence ATCAGTACAGGTGATTTTGTTGAATTTAAAGGAACTTTGATAAAAAATCCATTAATATCCACGATTGAATCTTTTAGTAAAATGATGGAACTTGTCTATGCATTTGCTGATTCTCCAGGAAAGGGAGGGCCGAAGTCTAATCAAGGGAATAGTAAAAATGAATACCAGAAGATAAAAAAGCAAATGGATTTTTTTACAAATGCTTTAACTGTAGATGATACTTTCGATATAATTTGCAACATTGATAGAAATTTAACATCAGTTATAAACGTATATCAAGATTATTTCTTCAATAAGAACATGAATGAAATTATTGATGGAGAATATACAGTAATTGGAAAAGTCGTTAAAATCTCTCTATCAAATAAAAAAGATTCTATAAATCTTCTACGAAATACCGGTCTGAATCTAGCAAAGAAAGAACTAATGGATCAAATGTTAAAAGGTTTTAATTCTGTTGAATTATCTTCAGCGGGAATGGATGTCCCACAATTCTCAACAATAATTGAAGATAATGCTATGTTGGTGATACCAATATGCATCTATACTTAA
- a CDS encoding GntR family transcriptional regulator, whose protein sequence is MLLTIAFESDIPLYQQIKNQIITGIAQGKLKPGESLPSVRQLAADIGINFHTVNKVYQQLKQENRVVIHRKSGVIINPDLKLQADEAYRESLTETLEVLFAEAHLRGGTREESQQFIERIYHTFLQEGSK, encoded by the coding sequence ATGCTTCTCACCATTGCTTTTGAATCTGACATTCCATTATATCAACAGATCAAGAACCAGATCATTACCGGTATTGCGCAAGGAAAATTGAAGCCCGGAGAATCTTTGCCTTCAGTCAGACAGTTAGCCGCTGACATTGGCATCAACTTTCACACCGTCAACAAGGTGTATCAGCAACTGAAGCAGGAAAATCGGGTGGTGATTCATCGAAAAAGCGGTGTTATCATCAATCCGGATTTGAAACTTCAGGCAGATGAAGCCTACCGGGAATCGCTAACAGAAACCCTGGAAGTTTTGTTTGCAGAGGCACATCTTCGGGGGGGCACCCGGGAGGAAAGCCAACAATTTATTGAAAGGATTTATCATACTTTTCTGCAGGAGGGATCCAAATGA
- a CDS encoding Fic family protein — MKYMSSKEASEKWSISDRRIRVLCNEGRIEGAIKIGRNWSIPADAAKPWDARETSKKHYTGLECDFSYIDSLKKAIDDHRPFSKGLANSLKEKLIVEWTYHSNAIEGNTLTMSETRVVLEGITIGGKSMVEHLEAMNHREAILFVEELVSNKEPLSEWNIRNIHALVLKEIDNTNAGKYRSENVVISGAKHIPPKHYEIGELMQKLLVEYQNEWKKVHPVVRATLLHGEFVKIHPFIDGNGRTARLLLNFELMKNGYPSIIIKKEERARYYDVLDLAHTTMSYGPFIELVSERVAESGKLWLSVLE; from the coding sequence ATGAAATATATGAGTTCTAAAGAAGCAAGTGAAAAATGGAGCATTAGTGATCGCCGAATTCGGGTGCTTTGCAATGAGGGGCGTATCGAAGGGGCTATAAAAATTGGGCGAAACTGGTCTATACCTGCTGATGCTGCAAAACCTTGGGACGCAAGGGAAACAAGCAAGAAGCATTATACTGGGTTGGAATGCGACTTCAGTTATATCGATTCACTTAAGAAAGCAATCGACGATCACAGACCTTTTTCAAAAGGACTTGCCAATTCGCTGAAGGAAAAACTCATTGTTGAGTGGACGTACCATAGCAATGCCATAGAGGGCAATACGCTGACGATGTCAGAGACCAGAGTTGTTCTTGAAGGAATTACCATTGGTGGAAAAAGCATGGTAGAACATCTGGAAGCGATGAACCATCGTGAAGCCATCCTTTTTGTTGAAGAATTAGTTTCTAATAAGGAACCACTTTCAGAGTGGAATATCAGGAATATCCATGCATTGGTCCTAAAAGAAATTGACAATACAAATGCCGGCAAATATCGGAGTGAGAATGTTGTCATTAGCGGTGCAAAACACATTCCGCCAAAGCATTATGAGATTGGAGAACTAATGCAAAAGCTTTTGGTGGAATATCAAAATGAGTGGAAAAAAGTCCATCCTGTTGTCAGGGCGACATTGTTGCATGGCGAGTTTGTGAAAATACACCCGTTCATCGATGGGAATGGGAGGACTGCAAGGTTGCTTCTTAATTTTGAGCTAATGAAAAATGGCTATCCCTCCATCATCATAAAGAAGGAAGAACGAGCAAGATACTATGATGTTCTTGATTTAGCACATACAACGATGAGTTATGGGCCATTCATAGAGCTGGTTTCGGAACGTGTGGCAGAGTCTGGAAAACTCTGGCTATCTGTATTGGAATAA